In Triticum urartu cultivar G1812 chromosome 6, Tu2.1, whole genome shotgun sequence, the following proteins share a genomic window:
- the LOC125514070 gene encoding amino acid transporter AVT3B-like, whose protein sequence is MGLGSDASSSSSRLDSAPLLPHHSAEGGHLSSQPKTFANVFIAVVGAGVLGLPYTFSRTGWAAGSILLLSVALLTFYCMMLLVACRRRLADDHPKMLSSFGDLGDAVFGAPGRLAVDTMLVLSQASFCVGYLIFISNTMAHLYPVFAPSSNVFLSPKALFIYAMLPFQLGLNSIKTLTLLAPLSIFADVVDLGAMGVVVGQDVSTWLAAHPPVAAFGAPAALLYGAGVSVYAFEGVCMVLPLEAEAADKKKFGATLGLSMTFIAVMYGLFGVMGYVAFGDATRDIITTNLGSGWLSAAVQLGLCINLFFTMPVMMNPVYEVAERLFHGKRYCWWMRWVLVVTVGLAAMLVPNFTDFLSLVGSSVCVLLGFVLPATFHIKVFGAEMGWVGVLSDVLLVVLGLVLAVFGTYSSLVQIFHSSSA, encoded by the coding sequence ATGGGATTGGGGAGCGACGCGAGCTCGTCGTCGTCGCGGCTGGACTCGGCGCCGCTGCTGCCGCACCACAGCGCCGAGGGGGGGCACCTGTCGTCGCAGCCCAAGACCTTCGCGAACGTGTTCATCGCTGTGGTCGGCGCCGGCGTGCTGGGCCTGCCCTACACGTTCTCGCGCACCGGCTGGGCCGCGGGCTCCATCCTGCTCCTCTCCGTCGCGCTGCTCACCTTCTACTGCATGATGCTGCTCgtcgcctgccgccgccgcctcgccgacgACCACCCGAAGATGCTCTCCTCGTTTGGGGATCTGGGGGACGCCGTGTTCGGCGCGCCCGGCCGCCTCGCCGTGGACACCATGCTGGTGCTCAGCCAGGCCAGCTTCTGCGTCGGGTACCTCATCTTCATCTCCAACACCATGGCGCACCTCTACCCCGTCTTCGCCCCCTCCTCGAACGTCTTCCTCTCCCCTAAGGCGCTCTTCATCTACGCCATGCTGCCGTTCCAGCTCGGGCTCAACTCCATCAAGACGCTCACGCTCCTCGCGCCGCTCAGCATCTTCGCCGACGTCGTCGACCTCGGCGCCATGGGGGTCGTTGTTGGCCAGGACGTGTCGACTTGGCTCGCCGCGCACCCACCCGTCGCCGCGTTCGGCGCCCCCGCCGCGCTCCTCTACGGTGCGGGCGTGTCCGTGTACGCCTTCGAGGGCGTCTGTATGGTCCTGCCGCTGGAGGCGGAGGCCGCGGACAAGAAGAAGTTCGGCGCCACGCTCGGGCTGTCCATGACGTTCATAGCTGTCATGTACGGGCTGTTCGGCGTCATGGGGTACGTCGCGTTCGGCGACGCCACGCGCGACATCATCACCACCAACCTCGGCAGCGGGTGGCTGTCGGCCGCCGTGCAGCTGGGGCTGTGCATCAACCTCTTCTTCACCATGCCGGTGATGATGAACCCGGTGTACGAGGTCGCCGAGCGCCTGTTCCACGGCAAGCGCTACTGCTGGTGGATGCGGTGGGTGCTCGTGGTCACCGTGGGGCTCGCGGCCATGCTTGTGCCCAATTTCACCGACTTCCTCTCCCTCGTGGGGAGCAGCGTCTGCGTGCTGCTCGGCTTCGTGCTGCCGGCCACCTTCCACATCAAGGTGTTCGGCGCCGAGATGGGCTGGGTCGGGGTTCTCAGCGACGTCCTCCTGGTGGTGCTCGGCCTCGTGCTCGCCGTCTTCGGCACCTACTCGTCGTTGGTGCAAATCTTCCACTCTTCCAGCGCTTAA